A stretch of the Deltaproteobacteria bacterium genome encodes the following:
- a CDS encoding membrane protein insertase YidC: MDILVQFAQNAFYFSYALVPNWGFAILLFTFAIRLILFPLQIFTMREQAKIARLKPTLDALQERHRTEPRRLLEERSLVLKNAGIRPSVSMVAMMIQLPIFFAVYEAISTNSALGSFGFAWLPNLAQHDPLFILPFILALTVWFQSRSSNASPQVPKSFAYGLSALSFFFMATMPAGVALYSVASSVLQFASQKMIS; the protein is encoded by the coding sequence ATGGATATTCTCGTGCAATTTGCGCAAAACGCATTCTATTTCAGTTACGCTCTTGTCCCAAACTGGGGCTTCGCGATCCTCTTATTCACGTTCGCAATTCGCCTCATCCTTTTTCCTCTGCAAATTTTCACCATGCGCGAACAAGCAAAAATCGCGCGTTTAAAACCAACACTCGACGCTCTCCAAGAACGGCATCGAACCGAACCACGAAGGCTTCTTGAGGAACGAAGTTTAGTACTGAAGAATGCTGGCATTAGACCTTCGGTTTCGATGGTCGCGATGATGATTCAGCTTCCGATATTTTTCGCGGTCTACGAGGCGATCTCGACAAATTCTGCACTCGGTAGCTTTGGCTTCGCATGGCTTCCTAACCTCGCGCAGCACGACCCCCTCTTTATATTGCCCTTTATACTGGCGCTAACTGTTTGGTTTCAATCGCGATCGTCAAACGCTTCGCCTCAAGTTCCGAAGAGCTTTGCCTACGGATTGTCAGCGCTTAGCTTCTTCTTCATGGCCACCATGCCGGCCGGTGTCGCCCTTTACTCGGTCGCAAGTTCCGTTTTGCAGTTCGCCTCTCAGAAGATGATATCCTAA